GGCCGAATGGCGCGACAAGGGCCTGGCCCATGCGCAACTGGATGAGGCCCAGCAGGCCATGGCCGACCTGCAACTCTATCTGGACAACGCGCATGGTGCGGCAGACACGGCGGCAGTGGCCGAGCTGCTGCGCGTGCTGCGCCAGCGGTAGCGCGCAGGCACGATCCTGGGAGGCTGTGCGGCAAGCGCCAAACATACAACCGTCCCCAGTGGCGCGCGCTGCCCGGCCAAAAGAAAAGGGCGGCACAGCAAGGCCGCCCGTGCGCGCGTTCGGTGCCGCTTCAACTGGCCTTGACGGCCAGCACCGGGCAATCCACGGTCATCAGGATTTCCTGCGCCATGCTGCCCAGCAGCAGCTTGCCCACGGCGGAGCGCTTGCGCAGGCCGATGACCAGCACCGACACCTGCAGCTGCGCGACCATCTCGTCGATCTCGTCGATGGCGCTCTTGCCGCGCACGAACTGCTTGAACTCGGCCTGGATGGGCA
This portion of the Melaminivora jejuensis genome encodes:
- a CDS encoding universal stress protein gives rise to the protein MTILVAYVARPEGQAALDKAIEIATRRNERLVVVNAGPGGRGEDPSIVNGYEVERVEERLAALPIQAEFKQFVRGKSAIDEIDEMVAQLQVSVLVIGLRKRSAVGKLLLGSMAQEILMTVDCPVLAVKAS